The genome window AAGCATAGCATACATGGTTTGGTGCACGCATGAGTTTGCTTCAAATTTATACAATCTGTTGCGCTTGAGGTAGTGATGCGTCTAAAATCGCCAAGAAAGTGTAACGCTAACGACAGAAAGGAAGATATGTCAATTTCGTTGCGTTTTTTTGGATGTGTTGTTTTGGTAGTACTTGCTAGTGGTTTGCAAGCAGGTGAGGGGAAAAAAGAAAAATATTATCGATTGCATAACACGATACGCTATCGGCCAGAAATGCTTTCAGAAATATTGGAAGAAATTAAACTGTGTGATGATTTAGATGAGCTTGACTATGACGGTGTTGCTCCGCTGCATATCGCTGCAGGTAAAGGAGAGACTGGCATTATGGAAATGCTGCTTGATGCCGGAGCAGGTGTTGCTGTGCTTGATAAGCGAGATTGGTCCGCAATGATTCATGCAGTTATTGGAAGAAGTGCTCCAGCTGTAGAGTTTCTTGTACAGCATGGTTTTGATGTCAATATGCAGTGTGGAGAGTACGGGAAGACGGCTTTGCATTATGCTGCTCGCTGGGGAGAGGGAATAACAAAGGCAGTTATTGATGCGGGTGGATGTTGTTTGGACATTGATTTGCAGGACTATGATGGCATGACTGCGCTACACCATGCTATGGACAGCTACAACTTTTTAGGCGCTCAGCATTTGCTGGATGCAGGCGCCGACCAAACAATAAAAGATAAAAGAGGAAGAACACCTCTTGATATATCTGTTTATTGGGGTGGCATTGGCCAACAGCAAGAACAGGAAAAAATTGATCGAGAAAGAGAACGTGAAAAACTTGAGCGTGAACGAGAAGAATAAAAAATCATTATATCTTTATGCGTTTATGTTTACTGGGTGGTGGTTTGGTAGTTCTGATTCCGCTACTAAACCACCACCTACATCACCCGTTGTTGCTATGCTGCAGGTTCTTAAGCTGAAGGTTGTTTCACTTATGGCTTCGGTTGCTGGGGCGAGGTTTTTTTATGAAAAGCTTGAGAAGAAACAAGCTTAAAAAGTTTGTGTCGTGTTAGCAACGATAAAATAAATCAAGAATAAGATATGACAAGAGTGTTTCTACCATCATGGTAATGACGAAGGCATCTGTGTCGTAGTGTTTGTTGGACAACCATGCTTTGGGTATACATTTAGCTAAAGCTCCGATGCATGAAAGACTTATAGTAAGCTTGCTTGGCCAAAAGTTTCTTCTGATAGAAGGGTGTGGCGTGATTTTTGTCTGGGGAAAAGCTGCTTTGGTTTCTGAAAATTTTTCATAAGTAAGCATATATTTGTCTATAGAGCATTCATTGAAGTAGCAGGTTGTTTGATTTTCTTGTTTTTCAAAACCAAGTGACTGGGCTAAGTTTTGAGATGGAGTATTAGTTGGTAGCACGTGGGCATACAGGAATGGTGCATTTGTTCCATCGAAATAGTGTGGCATGAGAGCGCGAGAAGCTTCTTTCATGTATCCATTTTGTTGGTAGTTTTTACTCAACCAATATCCAAGTTGCCAACCCATATTAGGTTCTTGTGAGTGAAGCCCAATTTCTCCGATCATCAAGTTTTTATTTTTTAGAAAGATAAGATAGGAGCTCAGTCGTAATCCCCGACCGTGGAAATAATGTTGTTTTATACATGATTGTTGATTTTTCAACCACTTGAGAACCATTTGCTGAGTTGGTTTTGTTCTAGCTTGACAGCCGCAAAAACGCTTTTTATTTACTTCATCGCTAGTGCCATAAGTTGTAAGAGCATTGAAATACTCTTGGCTAAGTTTATCTAACTCGCTTTCATTGTAAAGCAACAATGACCGCAGCATTAGCCGTTCTGTTTCAATTGTTCCTGGCAGCTTATCAGCTGCTGATGCATATGAAAATGATACTAAATACACTGCAACAAGCAGTACACTTTTTATTAAACGCTCCATCTATTGTACCCCCAAATTATACTCTAATTAGTATATTTTATTGATGATTGAGCGTCAAATGGGTTTCGGGTAGAAGATTTAGATGGGTTGGGAGGCTTGATCAAGCCTCCCAGTAGTCTTATTGCAAGAATGCGTTGATCAAGAGATTGCGGGTTGTTTTGTGGTCGATGCCACGGCTTTGTAGATAAAAGAGATGTTCATCGTTGAGTTTGCTTGTTGCTGAGCCGTGTCCACATTTGACGTCATTAGCTTCAATTTCAAGTTGGGGAATAGCCACTGCTCGCGCGCCACGAGCAAGTAGAATATTTTTGTTTGACTGCTGTGCGTCTGTTTGTTGTGCGTCTTTTTGAATTTTAATTAAGTTGGTGCAAAATAGTTTGGCTTCGTGGTCAAGTACGCTGTTGACGACCAAGTTGCTGCTCGTGTTGGTTGCATGGTGATCTTGTAGCGTTTTAACTTTGTACACGCGGTTACCATTGCCAAAGCATGCACACTGCACGTCTGCCTGTGCATATTTGCCAACAAATGAAAATTCAAGTTCTTTTTCAACAACCGTTTGGCATGACTGAGTTAGTCCAAAATGTGGCATGTCAGTTTCTTGCTGGTACTCATTTTCCTCAGGTGAGGGTAAAATTTTGAGTTGATAATGCAAAACACTGTGTTCTTTAAGAACAAATTTGAGTTTGTTTTTGAAAAGGTTATTTGCTGTTGTGTCGTGAAAATCGACCAGGTCGTCAATCATGGTGACTGTGGTGTAGGGTGCTAGGGTGATAGTGACTGTTACATCTTCTGGTACAAGGTTTTCAATGAGTTGCTCTTGCAGTACTTCTTTGAGTCTGAGTGTGAGTGCGGTGCTTGAGTCAAGAAAGACATCAAGATTTGTTGCGGTGTTGTGGTCGTTAATACACATTATCCAACGCTCCCTTCCATTTCAAGTTCAATAAGTCGGTTCATTTCAACGGCGTATTCCATTGGGAGCTGCTTGACGAATGGTTCGATAAAACCGTTAACAATCAAGGTACGTGCGGTGCTTTCGTCAATGCCTTTGCTTGTCAGGTAAAAGAGTTGGTCTTCACCAATTTTGCTGACTGTTGCTTCATGCCCGATGCTGACATCGTCTTCTTGAATGTCGATGTAAGGATATGTATCGGTTCGTGATTCTTCATCAAGGATGAGTGCATCACATTGAACAAATGACTTACAGTTGGTTGCGCCTTTGGCGACTTTGACTGCCCCACGATAGCTTGCTTGACCACCTTTGGTGCAGATTGATTTGGAAACAATGCGTGAGCTGGTGTTTGGTGCGTTGTGGATAACTTTTGCGCCGGCGTCTTGTATTTGGTTATCGCCACTTGCCATGGCAATTGAGAGTACTTCAGCTTTTGCGTTTTTGCCCTGCATAACTACGCATGGATATTTCATGGTGATTGCGCTACCAAGGTTGCCATCAATCCATTCGACGACGGAATCTTCGTGTGCGATTGCACGCTTGGTAACAAGGTTGTACACGTTTTTTGACCAGTTTTGAATGGTGGTGTAACGGACGCGTGCACCTTTGAGCGCGATAATTTCGACCACTGCTGCATGCAGTGAACTGGATGAATAGTTTGGTGCTGTGCAGCCTTCAACGTAATTGACCAGTGAGCCTTCATCGGCAATGATCAAGGTACGCTCAAACTGGCCCATACGCTCAGCATTGATACGAAAATACGTTTGTAGGGGAACGGTTACTTCAACTCCTTTAGGGATGTAAATAAAGCTTCCGCCACTCCATGCAGCCGTATTGAGTGCTGCAAATTTATTATCATTGTAAGGAATTGCTGTGCCAAAGTATTTTTGGAATAGTTCAGGGTGTTCTTTGAGCCCTGAATCAGTATCCAAAAAAATAACGCCTAGTTCTTCCCATTCTTGCTTGAGGTTGTGGTAAACCACTTCAGACTCGTATTGTGCACCAAGTCCTGCCAGGTATTTACGCTCTGACTGAGGAACTCCTAACCGGTCAAATGTATTTTTAATATCGTCGGGTACATCGTCCCATGACTTACGTTGGTTTTTGACTGGCTTGACGTAATAGTAAATGTCATGCACATCGAGTGCGCTTAGGTCGGGCCCCCATTTTGGTAGTGGGCGGTCCATAAATTCTTGTAGTGCTTTGAGTCTGAGCTCAAGCATCCATAGAGGTTCATTTTTTTTTGCTGAAATGTCACAAATGACCTGCTCGTTAAGGCCGATCTCTGACTTATATTCGTACGATTCAGGGACTGAAAAGCCTGCGCTATAGTCGCTGCCGATATCAAAATCCGGCTTGCTCATGCTCTGTGGTCCTTGTTTTTTGAAGGTTTTAATGGGTTTTTTAGCGTATTTATGAGTATAAACGTCTGTAATGCCTTTGCAAGCGTTGGGGTGGGTTTTTTGCTTTTTCTGCCAGGTTAGTTATGCTGCTACCCCCGGTTTTGGTCGAAATTGTAGCATTGAGGTTAGTCGAGACTCTAGGTGAAGGTATGAAAAATATAAAAAAAATTTTATTGGCATGCCTGTTCAACTAACCCTACAGGCGTTGGGCACGTTGTTTCCTTATATTCAGGCGAGCGATGGCTGGTATAATTTTGACTTAATGCGTGTTCCAGTACGGCTTACCAAGCAGCAGCAAGAGCGGTTATTGGCCACTGGTCGGGTTAAAGACATGTATGCTGGCTGTGATGGCCTGAGTCGGATATGTTTCTATGAACGCTGTTAGGGCAGCGCTGAATGGAGGGTTTAGGGTAGTAAAGCCCCTGTAGGAGCCCACTTGTAATATATTTTCTATTTGTTAATATTATTGTATGGGAAATTTAAATTTATATGTTTATTTTAAATGGGGGTTTTCGTATGAAAAATTCTAAACTATTTTTAGCGGCTACATTGGCAGTTGCGGCGCAAGGTCACCTTTTTGGAGCGGAAGAGCGTTCTGGCGTAGGTTTTGAAGAATTAATGATGCGCGTTCCTATGTTTTCTAATTATCTTTATGGTCTTAGTGCAGAGGAGATGCGTCAGAAATATAGTGACCATGAGATTGTACATTTTACCTTTGAGACTGCAAAAAGTAACTTGCCAGCAGCACCTACGGTATTGCCTACGTTGTTGCAGTTAGTTGGTATTGAGAATATAAATACCATGCGTGATCAGCATGGTCGAGCATTATTACACTATGCTGTTCAGACACGACATGGCAATGCAAAAGTTTTGCTTGATGCTGGTGCTAACCCAAACGTTAGAGATAGTCAGCAAAATACACCACTTCATTATGCGGTTAATAGCGGTATGATTCTTGCCATAGGCCACTTGCTGGGTAAAGAAAATGTAGAAATTAATGCAGCAAACGGTGAAGGTAAAACGCCTTTGCATTACATTGCTGAAGATGATGATTTGATTTCTGAGATGTTGCTAGAAAATAAGTCAATCAACATTTGGGCTACTGACCTAAAGGGGATAACGCCTCTGCATGATCAAGGGCAAAGAAAGATAATTTATAAGACTATTGCATCGATTATTACGTCCATAGAAAAGCTTATTTGTGAAGATGGTGGTCGAGCAACCGAAGAGCGAATGATATTTTTGCAAGGTGAGCGTAGCCATTATTTGAATCTGAAAGAGCAGATAAAACAGGCGGTTTCAGCGTCACAACAGAGAGCAAGGGGATCAAAAAATGGTGCATGCAAGAGTTAGTGGTATATTGAATTTTTAATGGAGGTTTTTGTCTTATGAAGAATCTAAAGATTTTATTATTACTTGCTGCGCTGTTTGGAGCCGTTCAGCCCAATATGTTTGCAGCAGAACCGAATGACTTCGTTGACGCATTTATTGGTGATGCATCAGCTTCTGACGATGGATCTCAAGACTCTGATGAACAGAGGCGGGCGCTTGAGGATGCTCAAGACGATATGATCATAGCGGGTATTGCTTTTGATTTGCGTGACCGTGAGTGTTTTGGGTGCTGTATAAAAAAGAAAGCTGCTAACAGGTTGGAAAGTTTGAATATTCCTAATCTTGTTTTTGAAAAAAAGCAACTTGTGGTTGCACTCAAGCAGGGAGATATTCATGAAATTATTTGTATCCTAAACAGGTTTAGTGACAGCCAGCGCTTTGAGCGTGCTGGAGTTGAGGATACTAGCACATTGATCAAAGAAGTGTTTATCGAACTCAGAAAGTTTCATGGTTGGACGAATCAAAAAATTGCTTGGTATGCAGCTGCGTATAAAATGTACTTAGTGAGGTTATGTACACCCAATATTACCAATGCTGTTGTACCTGACGATGTTGTCGATTTAGCAAATAAGTGCCGACAAACAATAATCAATTATAGCAATCATGGTAGACGATTGGTCACTCAGTCGCAATATCCTCATGAAGAAGATCATTTGCTTGCAGAAGTCATTTTTCATGGTCCAAATGTCACACCGCAGCAGCTTGCGTCACGTATGAATGCGTTGCTTGCAACAGGCTTTGACCTTTGTCTGCCGCTTGATTTTGGGTTTGGACAAGAAACATTACTCCATCTTGTGATTAAACGTAAAGATGACATGTTACTCAATATACTGTGTGATCAAAACAAACCGTATAGTAGACAGGTTGCAAAATGCATGCGTACAAAAAATTCTGACGGCTTTTTGCCAAGCGATTTAGTCAATCAAAATTAATGTATTAAAAGAAATATGATGGAGGATTTCTAATGAAAAAAATAAAAGCTATTTTTATTATGGCTTTTTTAGCAATTATGGTTGAGCAACATGCTTTGTGTATGTCCAACCCTAGAAGAGAAAAAAATAAGCCAAACCTAATGTCTTTACTTTTACAGCGTGAGATTACAGGGAAAAAGCAAAATTTTTTTGTGATACCATCTGTAGAAGGAGCTCTAAGACAACGCATTGAAGAAGAAATTGCACAAGAAGAAGCAGCAGAGCGAAGGCAACGCGCTCAGGCGCGTAGGCAAAGACTTGCTACAGAGGAAGGGCGTAATGCTGCAAGGCGAGTACTTGCTCGAAGGTTATTCGCCTAAGAGTTTGTATCTTTTTTTTAAGAGAGGTGCAAAGTTGCACCTCTCTTTAATTGTTTTCTTTTTCCCAGTTTCTAATTTGAAAAATCAAAATTGATATTGCTGCTGGTGTCATGCCTTGGATGAGTTGTGCCTGTGCAATAGTTTGTGGCCTATGAAATTCAAGTTTTTCTTGGAGCTCGCGAGACAAGCCGGCCATGCCTGTAAAACTCATTGTCTCTGGTATGATCAATTCTTGAAACCGCTGCATTTTCTCAATCTCTTTTGCTTCTTTTTGTAGGTAGCCATCATATTTTATTTCAGCATAAATGCTGAGCAACGCTCGACTTGAGAGCGCCTCATCTGAAATATTATGCTGCTCAAGTAGCGTGCGCAGTAAATAATCAGCTTCTTGTTTGAGTGTTGCGGTGAATTCAACGGCACGAAGCATGGAGCGTAGTTTACTGTCAGAAGACATTTTTTTAATGAGAGAAACCGCTTTTTCAACAACTTTTTTTTCTGCTAAAAACTTGCGATATAAAGTGTATGGCACAAGGCCAAGGCGATAGCCATGGGGCATAAGACGAGCAAAAACATTGTCTTGGCGCAGAAGCAGTCGACGTTCAGCGCGTGAGGTGAACATGCGGTATGGTTCGTTAGCGCCGAGTGTGATCAGGTCGTCAATCATGACACCGATATAACTTTCGTTACGGTTAAGGGTAAAAGGTGAGTTACCTGTCACCTTAAGTGCTGCGTTAATACCGGCAATAATGCCTTGCCCAGCTGCTTCTTCATAACCAGTGGTACCATTAATTTGCCCAGCTAAAAATAAACCATCAAGACGTTTTGACTCAAGTGCATGTGTTAAGTGAGTTGGCTGAAAATAGTCGTATTCAATGGCATAGCCACATTGGGTGATTTCTGCTTTTTCAAAACCTGGAATGGAGCGAATATAGTCTGTTTGGACATCGAGTGGAAGTGAGGTAGAAAGTCCTGCTGGATAAATTTCATCTACACCGTCACCCTCCGGCTCAATGAACACATGGTGTGATTGGCGGTCAGGGTAGCGACCTATTTTGTCTTCGATTGATGGGCAGTAGCGTGGGCCAATGCCTTTGATATTGTCTGCATACATGGCTGACAAGTGTAAGTTACTGCTAATAATTTCATGTGTTTTTGGTGTTGTGTTGGTTAGATAGCAGGGAACGGTTTCGTGTACATCAACAGGTTCAAACTCAAAGAGGTAGTCAAGCTTGTGGCTGCTTTGTTTTTCAAACTTAGTGTAGTCAAGGCTTGATGCACGTAGGCGCGGAGGAGTTCCTGTTTTAAGCCGGCCAATAGGCATGTCAATTTCTTGAGATATTGATTCTGAGAGTCCAATCGATGCATCTTCACCACGTCTGCCCCCGCGGTAGCGGGTTAAGCCAACGTGAATAAGGCCACTCATAAAGGTACCGGTTGTGACAACAATGGTTGGCGCGTACAGACGCAGGCCTGTTTGTGTGATGATTCCTTCAACACGTTTAATGCCATTGTCAATTGTTGTAATCAGTGACACGCCCATTTCTTTGATGATACTTAGGTTCTGTACGGTGTATAGGTACCGGTATGCTGCTTGTGAGTATTGGTACTTATCAATCTGTAGTCGTAAGCCCTGTACCGCGGGTCCCTTACTGGTATTGAGCATACGCGCTTGTAGGTAGGTCTTGCTGCAGAGTTGTGGCATGAGTCCACCAAGTGCACTGACTTCGTAGACAATGTGCCCTTTTCCCAGACCGCCGATTGATGGGTTGCATGGCATAGATGCAACTTTTTCGGGATCAAGCGTAAGTAGTGCAGTATCAACGCCCATTTTTGCAGCAGCGTGTGCGGCTTCTATACCGGCGTGCCCGCCGCCAACAACGATAACATCAAATTGTTTCTTCATGTGTCCATTTTGTGGCTATTTGGATTTTAGTTAAAGATTTTTTACGGCCCCTCTCTTTTTTAGGATCTTGAGTATACCGTAAGTTTATGTGTGGCTCAATCGGGTCACACACGGGGAAGAGACCTATTGTGCTTATCTGTCAAAAATAGTTGATTGACCCGACTGGGGCTTGGCAATTTTTCTGAGAACAAAGCGAAATATACTTTGTGCACAGCTAATTGCTTGCTGTGTTTCTTCTTTATCGGGAACTTCAAATTCAGTTGGATATCTAAATTTTGATGAAAATGGACTGATGTAGTTTGCGGCGTCGAATTTTTTTTCAAACTCTTTATCAAAAGACATACATACTTCCAGTAATTTAATTAGATCATGAGTCTTGAGTATTGGGTTCTTTTTAGAAACAAGATATGCCTTGAGTGACTTTTCAGCCGATTGCTGGCAGTGGTAGACCGCTGAAGAAAAAAGCTCGAGCTTACAAAGTCCCTTTGCAGCAAGAAGATCTTCTTGGGCTATCTTCAGCCATGCTTCATGCCCGAGCATATAAAAGTTTTCCGTCTTTTTTGATTTTATGACAGAGGGTGGTTGCGTCATGCGAGTATTTTTCAAACTCAGCCTTGGTGTAGACGATGATATCTTTTGCTATGCCTAGGCCAAACAGTGCCTGTTGCCCAGATCGAGCGCGGCTATAGCTTTTTTCATCTGATTTATCGATGATAATGAGGAGATCGAGATCACTGTCTTCAGTTGGACTTCCCCATGCATGTGAGCCAAAAATGTAGATAGCAATTGGATCATATGTTTTAACGAGGCGTTTTTTTACTTCGTCGATTGTTTCTTTGGTTATCATTAAACACTTTCTCAGACTTGTTTGGGAAACTCACTTCGAGTATACCGTAAGTTTATGTGTGGCTCAATCGGGTTACAGATGGTTGACCTATTTGTGTGTTTTACTGTACTCTATGTGCCCGCAGTTTTTTGTTGAGTACGATTATAAGGAGTTATTATGATTAAAAGAATTCGATCTATTTTGTTAATGATGGTTTTAATGGGGCAGGGAGTTTTTGCTGCTGATCAGTTTAGTGATATGAGGGTATGTGTTGGGTTTTTTGATCCAAGCGCTGGCGTAATTGAGCGTATTAACCTGAGTCCAGAGCAGCTTAAGGAATTTTTTACTCCTGAACAACTTCGTGATTTTTATCAGTACTGTGTATCCGGTTTTAATGCTGGTAAAGATAGTTACATCCGTAAACAGTTGCAATGTATGTGTGTTCGGGTGTTTGGTGTAGCTGAGCAAGCCGTAGAAAGAATGCGTTTTTGTGAGCAGACTTCGTCTGCTTGTCAGGGTACAAGCTACTTGTACACCGTTCTTGATCAACGAGGGAACAAGAGTTTGTCTGTTGGCTTGGATGCTGCAGACATACAACGTGATAGTCAGGACTGTTTGTACCCGATGCTCATCGTAGGGGTTATTGTTGGAGGGGTGACCATGTATCTTTGTTGGCGCCTTATGGGGTGGCACAGTAAAAAGTATTTGGCAGAAAAGGATACAAGGGTTTAGCCTTCACGCAAGGTTTTTAAGAATTTGACGCGCTGCGTTGCGCGCTGTAAGCTGTTCGCAGTTTTTCATCATATTCATCAAAAAGGAGATTCTATGAAAAAAATTGTGATGCTTGTTTTAGTGATGTCGTTGTTTGGATCGGGCATTAGAGCAGCGGAGAATTTTGTAGGGCAAGTTTTCAAGATATGTATTGGTGTTTATGATCCACAAACTCGGCAACATGTTATTACCGAGTTTGACTCTCTTGATGCATTTAAGCGTTTTTTGTCGGGAGATGGGTTTATGG of Campylobacterota bacterium contains these proteins:
- the sufB gene encoding Fe-S cluster assembly protein SufB, whose product is MSKPDFDIGSDYSAGFSVPESYEYKSEIGLNEQVICDISAKKNEPLWMLELRLKALQEFMDRPLPKWGPDLSALDVHDIYYYVKPVKNQRKSWDDVPDDIKNTFDRLGVPQSERKYLAGLGAQYESEVVYHNLKQEWEELGVIFLDTDSGLKEHPELFQKYFGTAIPYNDNKFAALNTAAWSGGSFIYIPKGVEVTVPLQTYFRINAERMGQFERTLIIADEGSLVNYVEGCTAPNYSSSSLHAAVVEIIALKGARVRYTTIQNWSKNVYNLVTKRAIAHEDSVVEWIDGNLGSAITMKYPCVVMQGKNAKAEVLSIAMASGDNQIQDAGAKVIHNAPNTSSRIVSKSICTKGGQASYRGAVKVAKGATNCKSFVQCDALILDEESRTDTYPYIDIQEDDVSIGHEATVSKIGEDQLFYLTSKGIDESTARTLIVNGFIEPFVKQLPMEYAVEMNRLIELEMEGSVG
- a CDS encoding ankyrin repeat domain-containing protein, with protein sequence MKNSKLFLAATLAVAAQGHLFGAEERSGVGFEELMMRVPMFSNYLYGLSAEEMRQKYSDHEIVHFTFETAKSNLPAAPTVLPTLLQLVGIENINTMRDQHGRALLHYAVQTRHGNAKVLLDAGANPNVRDSQQNTPLHYAVNSGMILAIGHLLGKENVEINAANGEGKTPLHYIAEDDDLISEMLLENKSINIWATDLKGITPLHDQGQRKIIYKTIASIITSIEKLICEDGGRATEERMIFLQGERSHYLNLKEQIKQAVSASQQRARGSKNGACKS
- a CDS encoding SufD family Fe-S cluster assembly protein translates to MCINDHNTATNLDVFLDSSTALTLRLKEVLQEQLIENLVPEDVTVTITLAPYTTVTMIDDLVDFHDTTANNLFKNKLKFVLKEHSVLHYQLKILPSPEENEYQQETDMPHFGLTQSCQTVVEKELEFSFVGKYAQADVQCACFGNGNRVYKVKTLQDHHATNTSSNLVVNSVLDHEAKLFCTNLIKIQKDAQQTDAQQSNKNILLARGARAVAIPQLEIEANDVKCGHGSATSKLNDEHLFYLQSRGIDHKTTRNLLINAFLQ
- a CDS encoding ankyrin repeat domain-containing protein; this encodes MSISLRFFGCVVLVVLASGLQAGEGKKEKYYRLHNTIRYRPEMLSEILEEIKLCDDLDELDYDGVAPLHIAAGKGETGIMEMLLDAGAGVAVLDKRDWSAMIHAVIGRSAPAVEFLVQHGFDVNMQCGEYGKTALHYAARWGEGITKAVIDAGGCCLDIDLQDYDGMTALHHAMDSYNFLGAQHLLDAGADQTIKDKRGRTPLDISVYWGGIGQQQEQEKIDREREREKLEREREE
- a CDS encoding GNAT family N-acetyltransferase, encoding MERLIKSVLLVAVYLVSFSYASAADKLPGTIETERLMLRSLLLYNESELDKLSQEYFNALTTYGTSDEVNKKRFCGCQARTKPTQQMVLKWLKNQQSCIKQHYFHGRGLRLSSYLIFLKNKNLMIGEIGLHSQEPNMGWQLGYWLSKNYQQNGYMKEASRALMPHYFDGTNAPFLYAHVLPTNTPSQNLAQSLGFEKQENQTTCYFNECSIDKYMLTYEKFSETKAAFPQTKITPHPSIRRNFWPSKLTISLSCIGALAKCIPKAWLSNKHYDTDAFVITMMVETLLSYLILDLFYRC
- a CDS encoding HEPN domain-containing protein translates to MLGHEAWLKIAQEDLLAAKGLCKLELFSSAVYHCQQSAEKSLKAYLVSKKNPILKTHDLIKLLEVCMSFDKEFEKKFDAANYISPFSSKFRYPTEFEVPDKEETQQAISCAQSIFRFVLRKIAKPQSGQSTIFDR
- a CDS encoding nucleotidyltransferase domain-containing protein → MITKETIDEVKKRLVKTYDPIAIYIFGSHAWGSPTEDSDLDLLIIIDKSDEKSYSRARSGQQALFGLGIAKDIIVYTKAEFEKYSHDATTLCHKIKKDGKLLYARA
- the mnmG gene encoding tRNA uridine-5-carboxymethylaminomethyl(34) synthesis enzyme MnmG → MKKQFDVIVVGGGHAGIEAAHAAAKMGVDTALLTLDPEKVASMPCNPSIGGLGKGHIVYEVSALGGLMPQLCSKTYLQARMLNTSKGPAVQGLRLQIDKYQYSQAAYRYLYTVQNLSIIKEMGVSLITTIDNGIKRVEGIITQTGLRLYAPTIVVTTGTFMSGLIHVGLTRYRGGRRGEDASIGLSESISQEIDMPIGRLKTGTPPRLRASSLDYTKFEKQSSHKLDYLFEFEPVDVHETVPCYLTNTTPKTHEIISSNLHLSAMYADNIKGIGPRYCPSIEDKIGRYPDRQSHHVFIEPEGDGVDEIYPAGLSTSLPLDVQTDYIRSIPGFEKAEITQCGYAIEYDYFQPTHLTHALESKRLDGLFLAGQINGTTGYEEAAGQGIIAGINAALKVTGNSPFTLNRNESYIGVMIDDLITLGANEPYRMFTSRAERRLLLRQDNVFARLMPHGYRLGLVPYTLYRKFLAEKKVVEKAVSLIKKMSSDSKLRSMLRAVEFTATLKQEADYLLRTLLEQHNISDEALSSRALLSIYAEIKYDGYLQKEAKEIEKMQRFQELIIPETMSFTGMAGLSRELQEKLEFHRPQTIAQAQLIQGMTPAAISILIFQIRNWEKENN